The genome window attacatactttggaatcacaggtgctggtcgaccatacaatgcttcataaggggcacattttgtagatgaatgatatgtagtattataccaccattcggcccaaggaagccattttgcccactctttcggtcggtcgctagcgaaacaccggaggtacgtctctaagcacctatttaccacctctgtttggccgtcagtttgtggatgatatgctgtgctcatcttgagtttggtgtcttgtaactgaaataactcggtccaaaatttactagtgaagatcctgtcacgatcacttacgatggaccttggcatcccatgcagtttaacaatattttctatgaaaatctgagcaatactagcagcagtgtagggatttctcacagcacaaaaatgagcatatttcgtaagtcgatcaaccaccacgagaatcgtgcttttacctttggaagatggcagcccttcaatgaagtccatggagatgtcagtccacactgagtctggtatgggtagtggttgtagcttccctggatttgccacagtttcacccttgtgctgttgacatacatcacattgtgccacatattcagcaataatttttttcatccctctccaataaaaattttgcttcactcttttgtaggttcttaggaatccagagtgccttgctgaaggtatagagtgcatttcatgcaagatgattgcgatgcaaggggagtcaggtataagcacaatgcgacctttgtagcgtaaatccctcgaatcccaggtgtagtgggctattgcacttggatcctcctccaatttttttatgatcttgctaatctctggatccttcttccattcttccctaatgtcctcgaggagaccggtggtaggaagggagatggctgaaaccttagcttgttcaggtagtcgtgagagtgcatctgcaacaacgttttctttcccctttttgtaaataatttcataatcaaatccaagaagtttggttacccatttttgctgctcaggggatgatatcttttgctccaaaaagtacttgaggcttttatggtcagttttaatttgaaatcgccggccgatcaggtagggtctccacctcgttactgcgtgtacaatggcaagcatctccttatcatatactgacatattttgatgggagggagataatgccttgctagtgtatgcgagtggtcgaccattttgcatgagaacggctccaattccgactccagatgcgtcggcctcaatgatgaagggtttattgaaatccggtagcgcaagcatcggcgttgttgtcatggctgctttaagtttgtcgaaggcagcagaggctttgtccgaccattggaaagcatcttttttcagtaaagaagtgagtggtgcactgatcttcccataatccttaacaaattttcggtagtagcccgttagtccaaggaacccccgcagtaatttcacgtttgtaggtttcggccagccttgcattgcctcaatttttgttgggtctaccgccactccttctgatattatatgcccaaggtattctactttttgctggagaaagctgcactttggttgcttaacaaaaagagtattctcccgaaggatcgtcaaaacaatccgtaaatgctgaaagtgagtctcaagagaagggctgtaaacgagaatatcatcgaaaaataccagcacaaatttacgaagaaagctccgaaatatatcattcatgagactttgaaaggttgaaggagcattagtgagtccaaaaggcattgccaagaattcataatggccatcatgtgtgcgaaatggagtttttggaatgtcatcgttacatacccgaatttggtggtaaccggatcggaggtccaacttcgtgaagactcgagctcctttcaattcatcaagaagttcatccaccactggtattgggtatttgtccttgacggtgatgccatttaaagctcggtagtcgatgcacatccgccaagttctgtccttcttgcgtacaagtagcaccggtgaggaataggggctgcaacttggtcgaatcacccctgtttcaagcatctcctttacgatcttttcaatttcatctttctggaggtgaggatatcggtatggtcgagtgttcgctggtggcttgcccggaaggattggaattcgatggtcatgttgccgagaaggaggaagaccgcgcggttcagcaaatatgttggcaaattcagtaagcaattgggcaagattttgatcttcaaattctattttcttcccctctggttgctactggaggtgcatcaaaaaggcaccatttaccttgtgtaaaactttctccattcgttgggtcgaaacagtggtaacgttgcttccgcgcttcccgcgtaggatgatctgtttgcccttacagtagaatttcataattaatttagaaaagttccaagagacatcacctagtgtagtcagccattctataccaagcactgcctcatagtcatcgattggtaggaggaagaaatcggtgataatttcttggtcttgcagtaatagtttcacctgcggttatctttggtcgcactttaggattctaccgtcggcaacctttacatcgaacttgctgcaaccttcaatatgcagtgccatccgagcagcaaccttactattcaggaagttattagtgctacccgtgtcgatgagaacagtgatcggctgttgtttgagaaggcctccaactttcatcgtttgcggatttgaatagccggctagtgcgtgtaccgtaatgtcggtcggctgtggctcttcttccatatcttcttcttcatgttcaaggctctcttctagatgttcaatgacctcttcttctactggttcaatcataagaagtctaccttttttacagcgatgctcgcgactccacggctcgtcgcaatgccaacataaccccttcgcagatcgctcccgaagttcttctcttgttaaccttttcggtgcagggactcggttgatagtagggggggctgagggctttagtattgtaggtcgtggagtgatccttgtcctccgggcttcatggttcaatcgctcctcttgaagtcgtgcgaaagagatggctgccataagcgtgtatggttgtcgcgccttaacttctccccggatctccggctttaagccctcaataaaagtccccaataactgtttttcagaccaatcacgagtttgattagataacctttcaaacctggtttggtactcctgaatggtggaggtttgttggatctttgctagttgtccgtcaatgttctcgtaataagttggtccgaagcggatcagtagtccttctttgaattgtcgccatgaaagggctccataagtgtgttcaaaccagtcaaaccattgtacggcatccccttcaagatgtatagttgcaatttccaccatggatgaatccgcagttttatggtaccgaaaatatcgctcagcgcgcgagatccaaccaattgggtctccttcttcccatctagggaagtccactctcatgcgcgaatagttggggtcggtcatagagcctcccctctcttggaagtcatctctttgggcatgatgtgattggttagagctctctccttgatgtgatttcttcgggcttggtggtcggcccaaactgaattcggtaaggagagtccgaatcttatcctccattcgtgcctcaaaggcttcaaatttagcattgattgcgtcctcagatgccatagtatatgactccaaatctgtgatgttaagatctctcttttgttgacgagttaaaggcatgtataggtttgataaaaatcagtgaaaggttgctgtagaattgtgttgtcttctaagagcagaattatcgtcaaagaaacagcggtttctcgacgaaatctccataaaaatttgagagatttgaggagagagttgacagcaatatctcagtttatatgatagcaaggatgtccatcaagaaaatttcgacagtaacagcaagaaaattggtgtaagttgcgatagcagaattctcgtcgaaaaatttcagcaacttacgatgaaaatttgcagcaatataggaacgaatttttttttttttttttttttggattttcggatagggataaataaattgcagcagcagtaaggtaggaaaccaaaacctgttgcaattcacggggagatcaaaggttgatctgcggtggtggagatgatggtggaattcggtgacgatcttttaagcaattgtgggaattgctttggatggttgtggagggttgatagatggcaatggaagggcagcgagatgccaagaacgctgctctgataccaggtgatagaacccttgtagattctaaacttggggttgatctctttaggggatcggcctcctggaactctataggggttcctccctccaagttgctgctcaaaggctgcagaaaagattcatctattgcctatgaaaagagaaggaatacatggctatttatagggcttctaaaccctaactcctaataggactcctacttaagactcttacttctaaccaactcctaatatgactcatactcaagactcctattcccttacaactcctaattcttctctaagaaaaaacctcctaacagaatgtccctttcaattaggactctcctagttagtcttAACAGAGTgttcctttcaattaggactctcctagctagagtcctaacagaatgtccctctcaattaggactctcctagctagagtcctaacagaatgtccctctcaattaggactctcctagctagagtcctaacaccgaaTCCCCAATATGTACGATGCTTCCCTTAAGACTTTCATGGAGAAATGTTTAGAGAACGAAGCCTTTGTCGGTTCTGTCGGTATTTCAGCGCATCTTCATGCGTCACGATCATCCATCtcggtctcgtgggtcctgctatcgcctACACGCTCCTGCTGCGTCTTCTTATATAATTACAATTTAATTACATACACACAAGCCcgataataaacaagaaaaaattaGAGGTTcgtaggcctcaataataatgataatcacatcacatgtacacacatcacacggtctatgatcatccgttcacatcatatatcacatgtacacattaccatgtaggactactagatgatgatgatgattttgatgatgattttgtagCCTTTTGGGGTACCTTACCCTAGGGTACCCCATGCGGCCAGGGTTTGCCTTGGGCGGCCAGGGTTCCCTAGCCACCACCTTGGCCCATGCGGCTAGGAGTCTTGGCCGCCAGGGGCACTTGggcggctaggaaaccctagccacctgTGGTGCCCCTTGCAGCCAGGAAACCTAGCTGCAGGGGTTGCCAACCTGCAGGCCAAGAGCTCTCTTGCAGCTCTCGGCCTCCCTGCTTTTGACCAGGCCGAGAGCAGCAAGATGtgctctcggccaaggctgcaagcagccttcgGGAGGATTGTCACTTGCTCGAATACAAGTATCGAGAGCTAAGTGGTCCACCAATTTCGTAGGGATAGTCACCCAAAAGTCCAACTCCACATGTAAGCGGTTGACGTTGGAGATGCAAGGATTTGTGAGTGTTGATTGAAACTTTTATTGCTAATTGGAACCCATTGAAGTACATGGTAGGTTTCTTGATAAGCTCTGAGACCAATTGATGTAGAACATGATAGAGAAATAGGAgagcaagagaggagagaaagagaggactGAGGTTAAAGATtagagaggagaggaagagaggagtgagattagAGAGAGGAGGCTAGAAGAGAGGAGATTCAAGtatttttcatttaaattcatcCATTGAGAAGCTCCACTATTTGTAGGGTTTTATGAGCCTTAGTACAAATGTAGGCAAGGACTCCCAAGAGTAGCCTCCTTATATGCCTTCTAGAAAGccaaaatgtgacttctaggaGACTTAATCAGCTTTAAGGCAACTTATTACAACTAAGAAGAAAAAAAGTGCATTTAATACAAAAGTAGAGTTTCAATGTTAGCACCTAGAAAGACTAAAAGACTTCAATTTTTCACCCAACTCTTAGAGTTTCTAGGCTAACTAATTaatgactttttgctgatttcTTTCCCTAGAATAAACTCTTCTAAAATCGTTTATAAAGCTAGATGGTTCTTCATCATGGACTTAATATGGTTTCCTTATATCATGGCAACAAGTCAGCAACCTAGTGGGACTGCTTATAATATACAATCCTCATTAACTGAAGTGATGCTGGTGGTCATTTATCTGTAATGGATGCCTTCATTATGCTCattctatattttttataatgaagATCATGAATAAGTGTCAATTAGCAGTAGTGCTTCTGACagttttttattatttgtttttctagttatACTCTGAGTTGGTCTTATGGTAGTAAGACTGCCTATATCTTATTCTCCTTAAAGTTAAAACCCTACAATCCTCATTAACTGAAGTGATGCTGGTGGTCATTTATCTGTAATGGATGCCTTCATTATGCTCGTTCTATAATTTTTATAACGAAGATCATGAATAAGTGTCAATTAGCAGTAGTGCTTCTGACAGTTTTTTATTATTTGGATTTCTAGTTATACTCTGAGTTGGTCTTACGGTAGTAAGACTGCCTATATCTTATTCTCCTTGAAGTTAAAACCCTCAGTGGTAGGTGCATTATGTAGTTATTCCTCTTTAAAAGGAACCAACTGAAAACATTAATAGTATTGGAATATTTTATCTGATAATGTCACTGATGGACTTGTTTTAATTGAACATAATACTAAAATAATCTTGTATAATGCGTCATGTTATGATTGTATTGGCAAGAGTGGCCTTTATGTCTCAAAAACTGATTTCTTGTTACCACATTCCAGTGCTTTTTCAGTCAGAGAAATGTAATATTGCAGTTGCATTTTTTCCTTTCTACCTACCTTGATTGGTTATAAGACTCAAGAAATACAGACATGCAATTTAACTTGTATTAGCATGCCTAAAGTACTGaatagaagtttttttttttgctgcaaTAAGTTGTCTTATGCTTTGATTAAGTACAGGTGCCATGATCTACTTGTTTATCCTTTGTGTCATTTCTTGAACACATATGTTCTTCTGATAGTAAAGTAGATATTGGTAACTTTGACTTTCTTTGTAGtttcttttccttatttttttacATCTAATTCTGCGCTTTGGTACAATTTTGGTGCTGCATTTTTTCCCTTAGATTCGGCCCTTATTTGAGGAACATGGGGATGTAGTTGAAGTGGCCTTCATCAAGGATAGAAAAACTGGTGAGCAGCAAGGTGAGCTTAGTtcctttttttttgctatttattGTTATTTGTGTCTGTCTATTTTTAGACGAACAATAAATTCATCTCTACTCTTAGTTAGGTTTTGGAATAGTTGTCAATGCCTATTGTTTTAGTTGGAAAATTGCCCTGCTATTCTCTTTCTACATCCAGAAAAATGTAAAAGTTTCAAGACAACTACTAATTGGTTGTTTTAGTAGTCAAATAAGTTCTATTCTAGTATCATTCAGTGTGGCAGTGCTTTTCATGAGCAGGTGTTGAGAAAATCACTGGGGTATATAGGTTGGTTAGATTACGGTTTGATGCCATTTTCAGTAACAGCAAAGCACTTATGTATGCTTTGCAAAAGGTGATTACCAGCATAATAACAAGCCATATTTCTGTATCTCAATCATGAGATTAAGTTTTGTGCCTTAATTGGTTCTGAATTGCATCCTTTAAATCCATAATATTTATTGATCTGGTATGGCCTTCTTACACTTGTTGATCAACATTGTAATCTGGTATCGTAATTGAGCTCTGCCAAAGGTGGATTGCTTGTGTGAATTATTAGGCCATTCTTCCTGTTGTTGCACTTGAATGTTTTGTGTTGCTAACAGCATTATGCTTGAGAACCATTGCTTTAAGCTCTACCAAGTAGGAGCTATCATAGGTGATGAAAGGTCAAAGCTTGCTTGAGTATATTTGTATTCATGCACTGGCCAACTGTATTTTTGGTGCCaccatctgaaaattttgatcttattGAAGCTTTTAATCAATTTGAAACCGAATTCTGGCATACTCCTATGTTATGTATTTCCACTTTAATTTTTGTTCATAGGTATACTCCTACCATGCTTCTTTAAACATTATAGTTATTTTTTGTGGATTATATCAATTTGAATCTTGAGGGACGTCTTACTGAGAACCTAAGATCCTGATACCTTCTTTCCAAAATAAATATGTGCTATGAGCAACCATCAAGGGACCCTCATCCAACCTTTGGCCACAGGCCACCCAGTGCGgtcccaaggtgttgagatggttgATGTGTTGATTATGACATTATGTTAATAGAACGTGTCTGCAGATTCACATGCATTCTAAATTATAGGAAATTAATTATTCAATTGGATCAATAAACATATACCTCGATTTGCAGGCTGTTGTTTTGTGAAGTACACAAATTCAGAAGAGGCAGACAGAGCCATCAGGGCTCTGCACAATCAGTATACTTTGCCTGGTGTGAGTGTATAGTAATTCCCTATGCTGAAgtatcttcctttttctttgaacTTTTTTTAGTCATATTACTCAGCAAACTGAATATTTCCATTGTATCAGGGTTTGGGTCCTATTCAAGTAAGATATGCAGATGGGGAAAGGGAACACCATGGTATTATCTTCTACACTTAAGCAATTTTAAGACTAACATACTGATGGTAGATCATGTTTGGACTGACTCTTTTTAGCAATTACATCTTGCTTCGTCTCTAAATTtaggtttttcacatatgaaataaaTTTTCATTAGGTTGAACATTTTAATGTCAATTCTTTGGAAGTAGGAACTTAAATCCTGCATAAATTCAataaattctttttttaatttatatttgaaCCTGATGTCAACCTGTATTTCAGGTGCAGTTGAAGACAAACTATTTGTTGCATCACTGAATAAGCAAGCCACTGCAAAGGAGATTGAAGAAGTGGGTTTTTCTATTATCTATTAAGAAATATTTTGAACTGTTTTTTGTAATATCATTTGGATCTGATAATGCCAATAGTAATTTTTTAGTCGAACTTTCAAACATATTATGAAACAATGTACTACCGAAGGTAAATAAAGAGTCTTTGAACTGTGATATGTGATTGAAAGACaacatttcaatcattatttttttattcttgagttATTTTAGTAATTCATTACTTAGAACCTTGTTGAGTGTGAAAAGTCTATGACAGATATTCTCTCCATACGGGCTTGTTGAGGATGTCTATATTATGAGAGATTCATCTAGACAAAGTCGAGGTATGTCTTGTACTTTGTGCAAAATTTTCACTCATAATTtcattttgctttcttctttaaTATATTAAGATATGTATATTTGATACAATATGCGAAGGATGTGGCTTTGTAAAGTTTGCAAGCAGAGAGATGGCATTGGCAGCTCTAAAAGCTCTTAATGGAGTTTACATTATGAGGGTAAATAATCTTTATTGGGTTTCTTATACTGCATTTCTTAACTTTTATATGATATACTTCTCCTTCTGCTGTCAGGGATGTGATCAGCCATTAGTTGTTCGATTTGCTGATCCAAAGAGGCCAAGGCCTTCAGAACCAAGGTCTAAATAAGTTTCAGAAACATATATAGTTTTACATTTTATAATAATTTGGTTAATGATAATTTGATGGTTGGCCCCTTTAAGAGAGTAGAATCTGAAAATTTTACCTCCTAACAGATACTTCTTCAATGATTTGCACTGCAGGGGTGGTCCAGCATTTGGTGGTCCTGGAGTCAGTCCTCGATCTGAGGCAGCATTAGTGATCAGGTATATTGAAAACCAATTCTGAAGTGGAAGTATTAGATGAGAGTGTTGAAACTTGAAAGAGTAATGACACTATCTCCAGgagtttattatttatataacttTGAAGAGTTTTCTCCAGAAGTGATAGAAATATGTAATATGCAGATAttattacaaaggcatatttggttTTATATATTGAGTTTTGAAGGTTGATATCTAGACTCATTTTTGTTCCTATAGCACTTTAAAATACCAGGATTAGATTGTTCACTTCCCAAATTGATATAACGGATGATTGTACTATACTTTCTTATCTTATTTAGGCCTGCTTAATAAACCATATATATCACtgccttcttttttctttccctgcttttttcttcaaacatgatttgTATGAAGCTTGGGAAGAACTTGAACCTTTGGTGCAGGCTGTGCAGGTTATAACACAAATCATAACCTTGCACTGTACAGGGCCTACAGGCTTCACTTCATTTAGAACCAATTTTCCCTCAAGGCTTGTGTTAGAAACTTTTCTAATTGCAGCTCAATATTTCAATGTGTTTGCTGTTGCTTATTggtatatttaattataataagaaaattatactATGTTATAGTTTTCTATTGAGTTAATATCAAGGTTTCAAGTTTGGCAATTTTACTAATTGCTTGATGTTTGATGTGGAAAATTCTGAGAGCTATCTTCCTAACCAATTAATAGAGCCTATTCGTTTTTTCAATTCATTCTTGGTTTTAGATTCTTCCAATGTCTTAAATTGAAGGTTGAGACAAATACTTTGAAATTTAACTGCTTGTTATTTGTACCGTGCCTATTGAAGTTAAATGACTTTTTGTCTTTTGGTTGTAGACCAACAGCTAATCTTGAAGAGCCAAGGAATGGTCAGATGCCTCCTGATGCCTGGCATTCAATGAATACACAGTCACTTGGACCACCTTCTCAGGTTTGTACTAAAGTAATTGGCAGCAAACCACAAAAGGTGGTACTATCACCGTGCTTGACATACAAGATGGTCCTTGTTTCCTAATCCTTGTGGCTTTTGTGGTTGTTTAGCTTTGCGTCTTGGGACCGACTGGTGGGCCTACTAATGGATCTACTTTGAGTCTTTCAGCACCACTTTTGACAGAACAGGTACTGGGACATGGTTGTCCTTGATTTGTCACTAAGCTTGTTTGACAAATTTTGTTATATTACTGAAAGTAGTCAGAAGTGATGCAAATTCCTTTGATACAGAGCTTCAACCCTGCAATGGTTTCAATCAATCCTGCTGCTGGTCAAGAAATATCACTGCTGCAGAAACCACTCATGCCCTCCCAAAGCCTACCAACTTCTCTAAAACTGAATCAGAGCCAACAAACTCCGGCTTCCAACACACGGACATTAAATTTACAGGCACCAATGCAGCAGCTGGGCCAACTTCAGTCTGCTGGCTTAACCTCCTTTAACCAAACTTTACCATCACAACAGTTACCTGGTATTGGTGGCCAGCCATCCACATCACAGTCGTTAATCCAGCAGAATGCCTCTACTGTTGCTCTGCAGGCTCCCTTAAGTGTACAACAGCAGGCTATGCCTGCTATTGCTCAACAGCAGTTTCCTGCACCAAATGCTGCACAGCAACTGCTTCAGCAGTCTGTTCAACAGTTTCCGTCACAACTACCACAGATGCTGCTGCAGCAGCAAGCACAAACTTTGCAATCAAGCTTTCAATCATCACAGCAAGCAATTATCCAGCTGCAACAGCAGCTTCAACTAATGCAGCAACAGCAACTTTCTCATGCTGCTAAAGCACAAGTAAGAAAAACCAGATTGGTTACTgtcattgaattttttttttttacaggatGTATTTTTTTATGCTCAACTTATGGATGTTTCTAATGTGAATTTTAGGAAAATATTTAACTTGTTTTTACATATCATGGCCTTGTTCATGCATATCCTAGAATCTGGTTCTTAACTTAGTTATTCTGGTACTGCAATATTGTTTAACTGTTTTCCTTTTCCAATATGGATTGCATTCTGCAGTCTGCATGGAGCGGATCACCACCAACATCCACCATTGCATCTAGCACGCAGTCTGCAAAGCCCTCTTCTGCTGTTAATGCTTCACCTGCAGTTCCTTTGACTTGCAATTGGACAGAGCACACCTCTCCTGAAGGATTTAAATACTACTATAATAGCATAACACGTGAGAGTAGGGTGAGtatgttttattttcttttgcttgTTATCTATGCATTATGTCACTATGAACTTGGTAAATAATTATTGATTTACTATTTAGTGGGAGAAACCTCAAGAGTTCGCATTATTTGAgctacagcagcagcagcaacagaaaTTGCTTTTGTTGCAGCAGCAACAGAAACCTGCTCTCCCGCAACTTCCATCACAGTCTGGTACCCAATCACACACACAGGTTCAGCCTGCCCAGCAAGTTTCTCAAACACAGCAGGTTCAATCTCAAATGAGGAACCAACAAACACAGTTGCAGCTTCAACCTTTGAGTATGGTCAGTAGCATCAGCATGATTCTAGAAATATTTTATTTCCAAGCTTTTGATTGTGTTTACTTAAGTAGTTATTTTGTGGCAATGTTGTTAATTGGTAAATTTAAAAGATGAGAAACCGgagaaactttttctgagtctaaAGAGCCACATAATTCTGTTAGTTCTGTTTGGCAATTGCTCAATAAACTCAGTGGTTTTTATTGGTGGATGATAGGAGTTACCTTAGTCATTTGTTTCTGACTTTTTCCATCATCATCCGCTATGTTGGTGTCCTGTTTTGTTGTAGATTTCTTATCTAACCTCATATTCTTCCAATTTCTCAGGACTTTAACTATGCTCAACCACAAGCAACTGGTTCTGTTGATCATTCCAGAGTCCAACAGGTACCAACTTGAGTCCTTGCCATTAATCCTTGTTTCTACTTGCTATTCACCATCTCTATCATTTCATGCAGGGCATCCGAGTTGCGCAGGAGTGGGCTTTGAAAAACAAATCTGCAGGTATTGATTTTTCACTGGCAgtaaaattttttttcaaaaagaataaatatgaatTGCATAAAAAAAGGCACTGGAGAACTTTTTCCTTAT of Musa acuminata AAA Group cultivar baxijiao chromosome BXJ2-3, Cavendish_Baxijiao_AAA, whole genome shotgun sequence contains these proteins:
- the LOC135582554 gene encoding flowering time control protein FCA-like isoform X2; this translates as MDRHRGDRSGDRHGDRSGDRQGDRYGDGGRRTSSRWSSDSPTHQHHRFPRGGGGGGSEGLSSGGGGAGRYHPYRVPQDSPVPPPPTSGGEGFRSGGRGGAGGGGFDPSMQMGGPRRGGFSGRGGPPTDLGDGHKFAKLFIGSIPRTASEEDIRPLFEEHGDVVEVAFIKDRKTGEQQGCCFVKYTNSEEADRAIRALHNQYTLPGGLGPIQVRYADGEREHHGAVEDKLFVASLNKQATAKEIEEIFSPYGLVEDVYIMRDSSRQSRGCGFVKFASREMALAALKALNGVYIMRGCDQPLVVRFADPKRPRPSEPRGGPAFGGPGVSPRSEAALVIRPTANLEEPRNGQMPPDAWHSMNTQSLGPPSQLCVLGPTGGPTNGSTLSLSAPLLTEQSFNPAMVSINPAAGQEISLLQKPLMPSQSLPTSLKLNQSQQTPASNTRTLNLQAPMQQLGQLQSAGLTSFNQTLPSQQLPGIGGQPSTSQSLIQQNASTVALQAPLSVQQQAMPAIAQQQFPAPNAAQQLLQQSVQQFPSQLPQMLLQQQAQTLQSSFQSSQQAIIQLQQQLQLMQQQQLSHAAKAQSAWSGSPPTSTIASSTQSAKPSSAVNASPAVPLTCNWTEHTSPEGFKYYYNSITRESRWEKPQEFALFELQQQQQQKLLLLQQQQKPALPQLPSQSGTQSHTQVQPAQQVSQTQQVQSQMRNQQTQLQLQPLSMDFNYAQPQATGSVDHSRVQQGIRVAQEWALKNKSAG
- the LOC135582554 gene encoding flowering time control protein FCA-like isoform X1 is translated as MDRHRGDRSGDRHGDRSGDRQGDRYGDGGRRTSSRWSSDSPTHQHHRFPRGGGGGGSEGLSSGGGGAGRYHPYRVPQDSPVPPPPTSGGEGFRSGGRGGAGGGGFDPSMQMGGPRRGGFSGRGGPPTDLGDGHKFAKLFIGSIPRTASEEDIRPLFEEHGDVVEVAFIKDRKTGEQQGCCFVKYTNSEEADRAIRALHNQYTLPGGLGPIQVRYADGEREHHGAVEDKLFVASLNKQATAKEIEEIFSPYGLVEDVYIMRDSSRQSRGCGFVKFASREMALAALKALNGVYIMRGCDQPLVVRFADPKRPRPSEPRGGPAFGGPGVSPRSEAALVIRPTANLEEPRNGQMPPDAWHSMNTQSLGPPSQLCVLGPTGGPTNGSTLSLSAPLLTEQSFNPAMVSINPAAGQEISLLQKPLMPSQSLPTSLKLNQSQQTPASNTRTLNLQAPMQQLGQLQSAGLTSFNQTLPSQQLPGIGGQPSTSQSLIQQNASTVALQAPLSVQQQAMPAIAQQQFPAPNAAQQLLQQSVQQFPSQLPQMLLQQQAQTLQSSFQSSQQAIIQLQQQLQLMQQQQLSHAAKAQSAWSGSPPTSTIASSTQSAKPSSAVNASPAVPLTCNWTEHTSPEGFKYYYNSITRESRWEKPQEFALFELQQQQQQKLLLLQQQQKPALPQLPSQSGTQSHTQVQPAQQVSQTQQVQSQMRNQQTQLQLQPLSMDFNYAQPQATGSVDHSRVQQGIRVAQEWALKNKSAGS